A single region of the Stegostoma tigrinum isolate sSteTig4 chromosome 8, sSteTig4.hap1, whole genome shotgun sequence genome encodes:
- the LOC125456562 gene encoding SERPINE1 mRNA-binding protein 1-like isoform X2 yields the protein MPGNLQEGFGCVVTNRFDQLFGDESDPFEILKEAEIKKDKKEKDNKTAASKQQPKKESQKDRKVPVTSSDAKPESQAPVTSRKEGVRRVGRKPEQQQSQGEGKPGERRLDRRPPPRERRFDRPVEEKADGGEFSSERPVDRDRPLRGRGRGRGRGRGLGRSDGFDSRGKREFDRHSGSDRSGLKPEDKRGGSGSHNWGTVKDELGELDQSAVTEEAPEGDEQQVVDSENKENEVEEVKEEGPKEMTLDEWKAMQDKERAKAEFNIRKPNEGCDSSQWKKGFVLRKPKTEEKRFESEADVHHLEYTVPADESVLEHHFRKPANDITSQLEINFGDLGRPGRGGRGGRGGRGRGGGGRSIRGMRPDKDEGVSRLRHNYKSSITVPNVDDPEAFPALA from the exons ATGCCCGGGAACTTACAGGAAGGCTTCGGCTGCGTCGTAACCAATCGGTTCGACCAACTATTTGGCGATGAATCTGACCCGTTCGAGATTTTAAAAGAGGCTGAAATCAAGAAAGACAAGAAGGAGAAAGACAACAAGACGGCCGCATCTAAACAGCAGCCCAAAAAGGAATCTCAGAAGGACAGGAAGGTGCCCGTAACATCCAGCGATGCGAAACCAGAGTCCCAAGCTCCCGTGACCTCGAGAAAAGAAG GTGTCAGAAGGGTTGGCAGAAAGCCTGAGCAGCAGCAGTCTCAAGGTGAAGGAAAACCTGGTGAAAGGAGGCTAGACAGAAGACCACCACCTCGTGAACGACGCTTTGATAGACCTGTTGAAGAAAAAGCTGATGGGGGTGAATTCTCCTCTGAAAG GCCTGTTGATCGTGACAGACCACTGCGTGGACGTGGAAGAGGACGTGGCCGTGGCCGTGGCCTGGGAAGGAGTGATGGTTTTGACTCCCGTGGAAAACGTGAATTTGACAGGCATAGTGGAAGTGACCGATC TGGCCTGAAACCAGAAGACAAACGGGGTGGCAGTGGATCACACAACTGGGGAACAGTAAAAGATGAACTTGG TGAACTTGATCAGTCAGCTGTTACTGAAGAGGCACCTGAGGGAGATGAGCAACAAGTAGTTGACTCTGAGAACAA GGAAAATGAAGTAGAAGAGGTTAAAGAAGAAGGTCCGAAGGAAATGACCCTGGATGAGTGGAAAGCCATGCAAGATAAAGAACGAGCAAAAGCTGAGTTTAATATCCGCAAGCCTAATGAGGGTTGTGACAGCAGTCAGTGGAAGAAGGGTTTTGTTTTGCGCAAACCTAAAACTGAAGAG AAACGTTTTGAAAGCGAGGCAGATGTCCATCACTTGGAATATACG GTCCCTGCTGATGAGTCTGTTTTGGAACATCACTTCCGCAAACCAGCAAATGATATAACTTCCCAGCTGGAAATCAATTTTGGTGATTTGGGTCGCCCTGGCCGTGGTGGCAGAGGGGGGCGAGGTGGTCGTGGACGTGGTGGTGGTGGCAGGAGCATCCGTGGAATGAGGCCTGACAAG gatgaagGAGTTTCAAGACTGAGGCACAATTATAAG
- the LOC125456562 gene encoding SERPINE1 mRNA-binding protein 1-like isoform X1, with protein MPGNLQEGFGCVVTNRFDQLFGDESDPFEILKEAEIKKDKKEKDNKTAASKQQPKKESQKDRKVPVTSSDAKPESQAPVTSRKEGVRRVGRKPEQQQSQGEGKPGERRLDRRPPPRERRFDRPVEEKADGGEFSSERPVDRDRPLRGRGRGRGRGRGLGRSDGFDSRGKREFDRHSGSDRSFSSSGLKPEDKRGGSGSHNWGTVKDELGELDQSAVTEEAPEGDEQQVVDSENKENEVEEVKEEGPKEMTLDEWKAMQDKERAKAEFNIRKPNEGCDSSQWKKGFVLRKPKTEEKRFESEADVHHLEYTVPADESVLEHHFRKPANDITSQLEINFGDLGRPGRGGRGGRGGRGRGGGGRSIRGMRPDKDEGVSRLRHNYKSSITVPNVDDPEAFPALA; from the exons ATGCCCGGGAACTTACAGGAAGGCTTCGGCTGCGTCGTAACCAATCGGTTCGACCAACTATTTGGCGATGAATCTGACCCGTTCGAGATTTTAAAAGAGGCTGAAATCAAGAAAGACAAGAAGGAGAAAGACAACAAGACGGCCGCATCTAAACAGCAGCCCAAAAAGGAATCTCAGAAGGACAGGAAGGTGCCCGTAACATCCAGCGATGCGAAACCAGAGTCCCAAGCTCCCGTGACCTCGAGAAAAGAAG GTGTCAGAAGGGTTGGCAGAAAGCCTGAGCAGCAGCAGTCTCAAGGTGAAGGAAAACCTGGTGAAAGGAGGCTAGACAGAAGACCACCACCTCGTGAACGACGCTTTGATAGACCTGTTGAAGAAAAAGCTGATGGGGGTGAATTCTCCTCTGAAAG GCCTGTTGATCGTGACAGACCACTGCGTGGACGTGGAAGAGGACGTGGCCGTGGCCGTGGCCTGGGAAGGAGTGATGGTTTTGACTCCCGTGGAAAACGTGAATTTGACAGGCATAGTGGAAGTGACCGATC TTTCTCTTCCAGTGGCCTGAAACCAGAAGACAAACGGGGTGGCAGTGGATCACACAACTGGGGAACAGTAAAAGATGAACTTGG TGAACTTGATCAGTCAGCTGTTACTGAAGAGGCACCTGAGGGAGATGAGCAACAAGTAGTTGACTCTGAGAACAA GGAAAATGAAGTAGAAGAGGTTAAAGAAGAAGGTCCGAAGGAAATGACCCTGGATGAGTGGAAAGCCATGCAAGATAAAGAACGAGCAAAAGCTGAGTTTAATATCCGCAAGCCTAATGAGGGTTGTGACAGCAGTCAGTGGAAGAAGGGTTTTGTTTTGCGCAAACCTAAAACTGAAGAG AAACGTTTTGAAAGCGAGGCAGATGTCCATCACTTGGAATATACG GTCCCTGCTGATGAGTCTGTTTTGGAACATCACTTCCGCAAACCAGCAAATGATATAACTTCCCAGCTGGAAATCAATTTTGGTGATTTGGGTCGCCCTGGCCGTGGTGGCAGAGGGGGGCGAGGTGGTCGTGGACGTGGTGGTGGTGGCAGGAGCATCCGTGGAATGAGGCCTGACAAG gatgaagGAGTTTCAAGACTGAGGCACAATTATAAG
- the LOC125456562 gene encoding SERPINE1 mRNA-binding protein 1-like isoform X4 produces MPGNLQEGFGCVVTNRFDQLFGDESDPFEILKEAEIKKDKKEKDNKTAASKQQPKKESQKDRKVPVTSSDAKPESQAPVTSRKEGVRRVGRKPEQQQSQGEGKPGERRLDRRPPPRERRFDRPVEEKADGGEFSSERPVDRDRPLRGRGRGRGRGRGLGRSDGFDSRGKREFDRHSGSDRSGLKPEDKRGGSGSHNWGTVKDELGELDQSAVTEEAPEGDEQQVVDSENKENEVEEVKEEGPKEMTLDEWKAMQDKERAKAEFNIRKPNEGCDSSQWKKGFVLRKPKTEEKRFESEADVHHLEYTVPADESVLEHHFRKPANDITSQLEINFGDLGRPGRGGRGGRGGRGRGGGGRSIRGMRPDKSSITVPNVDDPEAFPALA; encoded by the exons ATGCCCGGGAACTTACAGGAAGGCTTCGGCTGCGTCGTAACCAATCGGTTCGACCAACTATTTGGCGATGAATCTGACCCGTTCGAGATTTTAAAAGAGGCTGAAATCAAGAAAGACAAGAAGGAGAAAGACAACAAGACGGCCGCATCTAAACAGCAGCCCAAAAAGGAATCTCAGAAGGACAGGAAGGTGCCCGTAACATCCAGCGATGCGAAACCAGAGTCCCAAGCTCCCGTGACCTCGAGAAAAGAAG GTGTCAGAAGGGTTGGCAGAAAGCCTGAGCAGCAGCAGTCTCAAGGTGAAGGAAAACCTGGTGAAAGGAGGCTAGACAGAAGACCACCACCTCGTGAACGACGCTTTGATAGACCTGTTGAAGAAAAAGCTGATGGGGGTGAATTCTCCTCTGAAAG GCCTGTTGATCGTGACAGACCACTGCGTGGACGTGGAAGAGGACGTGGCCGTGGCCGTGGCCTGGGAAGGAGTGATGGTTTTGACTCCCGTGGAAAACGTGAATTTGACAGGCATAGTGGAAGTGACCGATC TGGCCTGAAACCAGAAGACAAACGGGGTGGCAGTGGATCACACAACTGGGGAACAGTAAAAGATGAACTTGG TGAACTTGATCAGTCAGCTGTTACTGAAGAGGCACCTGAGGGAGATGAGCAACAAGTAGTTGACTCTGAGAACAA GGAAAATGAAGTAGAAGAGGTTAAAGAAGAAGGTCCGAAGGAAATGACCCTGGATGAGTGGAAAGCCATGCAAGATAAAGAACGAGCAAAAGCTGAGTTTAATATCCGCAAGCCTAATGAGGGTTGTGACAGCAGTCAGTGGAAGAAGGGTTTTGTTTTGCGCAAACCTAAAACTGAAGAG AAACGTTTTGAAAGCGAGGCAGATGTCCATCACTTGGAATATACG GTCCCTGCTGATGAGTCTGTTTTGGAACATCACTTCCGCAAACCAGCAAATGATATAACTTCCCAGCTGGAAATCAATTTTGGTGATTTGGGTCGCCCTGGCCGTGGTGGCAGAGGGGGGCGAGGTGGTCGTGGACGTGGTGGTGGTGGCAGGAGCATCCGTGGAATGAGGCCTGACAAG
- the LOC125456562 gene encoding SERPINE1 mRNA-binding protein 1-like isoform X3, protein MPGNLQEGFGCVVTNRFDQLFGDESDPFEILKEAEIKKDKKEKDNKTAASKQQPKKESQKDRKVPVTSSDAKPESQAPVTSRKEGVRRVGRKPEQQQSQGEGKPGERRLDRRPPPRERRFDRPVEEKADGGEFSSERPVDRDRPLRGRGRGRGRGRGLGRSDGFDSRGKREFDRHSGSDRSFSSSGLKPEDKRGGSGSHNWGTVKDELGELDQSAVTEEAPEGDEQQVVDSENKENEVEEVKEEGPKEMTLDEWKAMQDKERAKAEFNIRKPNEGCDSSQWKKGFVLRKPKTEEKRFESEADVHHLEYTVPADESVLEHHFRKPANDITSQLEINFGDLGRPGRGGRGGRGGRGRGGGGRSIRGMRPDKSSITVPNVDDPEAFPALA, encoded by the exons ATGCCCGGGAACTTACAGGAAGGCTTCGGCTGCGTCGTAACCAATCGGTTCGACCAACTATTTGGCGATGAATCTGACCCGTTCGAGATTTTAAAAGAGGCTGAAATCAAGAAAGACAAGAAGGAGAAAGACAACAAGACGGCCGCATCTAAACAGCAGCCCAAAAAGGAATCTCAGAAGGACAGGAAGGTGCCCGTAACATCCAGCGATGCGAAACCAGAGTCCCAAGCTCCCGTGACCTCGAGAAAAGAAG GTGTCAGAAGGGTTGGCAGAAAGCCTGAGCAGCAGCAGTCTCAAGGTGAAGGAAAACCTGGTGAAAGGAGGCTAGACAGAAGACCACCACCTCGTGAACGACGCTTTGATAGACCTGTTGAAGAAAAAGCTGATGGGGGTGAATTCTCCTCTGAAAG GCCTGTTGATCGTGACAGACCACTGCGTGGACGTGGAAGAGGACGTGGCCGTGGCCGTGGCCTGGGAAGGAGTGATGGTTTTGACTCCCGTGGAAAACGTGAATTTGACAGGCATAGTGGAAGTGACCGATC TTTCTCTTCCAGTGGCCTGAAACCAGAAGACAAACGGGGTGGCAGTGGATCACACAACTGGGGAACAGTAAAAGATGAACTTGG TGAACTTGATCAGTCAGCTGTTACTGAAGAGGCACCTGAGGGAGATGAGCAACAAGTAGTTGACTCTGAGAACAA GGAAAATGAAGTAGAAGAGGTTAAAGAAGAAGGTCCGAAGGAAATGACCCTGGATGAGTGGAAAGCCATGCAAGATAAAGAACGAGCAAAAGCTGAGTTTAATATCCGCAAGCCTAATGAGGGTTGTGACAGCAGTCAGTGGAAGAAGGGTTTTGTTTTGCGCAAACCTAAAACTGAAGAG AAACGTTTTGAAAGCGAGGCAGATGTCCATCACTTGGAATATACG GTCCCTGCTGATGAGTCTGTTTTGGAACATCACTTCCGCAAACCAGCAAATGATATAACTTCCCAGCTGGAAATCAATTTTGGTGATTTGGGTCGCCCTGGCCGTGGTGGCAGAGGGGGGCGAGGTGGTCGTGGACGTGGTGGTGGTGGCAGGAGCATCCGTGGAATGAGGCCTGACAAG